One window from the genome of Vidua chalybeata isolate OUT-0048 chromosome 3, bVidCha1 merged haplotype, whole genome shotgun sequence encodes:
- the LOC128786277 gene encoding acrosin-like isoform X1 — MNWLGLLILLIMAGLAQSIQYTCRGSCGLRAVPSVYHPTTNYYSDAAYDSSMTRIVGGTGALPGTWPWMVSIQHPWIPGLKHLCGGSLISTQWVLTAAHCFDEVTEISLLYVVIGATQLTQSGHGAQVHHVKQVLMHRYYNPDDMSYDIALMELDHPVQCSPYIQLACVADPTLRVSELQNCWVAGWGSTAARGQKSSDHLQQAKVQLINVQLCNSTFWYSGKIHTHNLCAGYPQGNIDTCQGDSGGPLMCQEKNSDYWWVIGITSWGRGCARARQPGIYISTQYFYDWILFHMNLSPDGSSSPTSRACSHFLITSHPWIHYITTPQPSQKPWPRPTPSPKPTPVPTLGKVDSCPFPIKILVEFFTQVKELLQQTFGQNTS, encoded by the exons ATGAATTGGCTCGGCCTCCTCATCCTGCTGATCatggctgggctggcacagagcatcCAGTACACTTGCAG AGGGAGCTGCGGGCTCCGAGCTGTGCCATCTGTCTACCACCCCACAACTAATTACTACAGCGACGCGGCTTATGACTCCAGCATGACACGCATCGTGGGTGGCACAGGTGCCCTGCCAGGGACCTGGCCGTGGATGGTCAGCATCCAGCACCCCTGGATACCAGGCCTGAAGCATCTGTGTGGAGGCTCCCTCATCAGCACACAGTGGGTCCTCACAGCAGCCCACTGCTTCGACGAGGTCAC GGAAATCAGTCTGCTGTATGTGGTGATTGGGGCCACCCAGTTGACTCAGTCCGGCCATGGGGCACAAGTGCACCATGTCAAGCAGGTGCTGATGCACCGGTACTACAACCCTGATGACATGAGCTATGATATTGCCCTGATGGAATTGGACCATCCTGTCCAGTGCAGCCCCTACATCCAGCTGGCCTGTGTGGCTGACCCCACCCTAAGAGTCTCAGAGCTGCAAAACTGCTGGGTGGCTGGCTGGGGTTCCACTGCTGCAAGAG GTCAAAAATCAAGTGATCACCTTCAGCAGGCCAAGGTCCAGCTCATCAATGTCCAGCTCTGCAACAGCACCTTCTGGTACTCAGGGAAAATCCACACCCACAACTTGTGTGCTGGTTACCCTCAGGGCAACATTGACACCTGCCAG ggtgaCAGCGGTGGTCCTCTCATGTGCCAAGAGAAAAACAGTGACTACTGGTGGGTCATCGGAATAACCAGCTGGGGAagaggctgtgccagagcaAGGCAGCCTGGAATCTACATCTCCACTCAGTACTTCTATGACTGGATCCTATTCCACATGAACCTGAGCCCAGATGGAAGTTCCTCTCCAACATCACGGGCATGTAGTCATTTTTTGATCACTTCACACCCCTGGATTCATTATATTACCACCCCACAACCCTCTCAGAAGCCATGGCCAAGACCAACCCCCTCTCCAAAACCAACTCCAGTACCAACATTAGGCAAAGTAGACTCCTGTCCATTTCCCATCAAGATTCTGGTGGAATTCTTTACTCAAGTGAAGGAACTCCTCCAGCAGACCTTTGGTCAAAACACATCTtga
- the LOC128786277 gene encoding acrosin-like isoform X2, whose amino-acid sequence MTRIVGGTGALPGTWPWMVSIQHPWIPGLKHLCGGSLISTQWVLTAAHCFDEVTEISLLYVVIGATQLTQSGHGAQVHHVKQVLMHRYYNPDDMSYDIALMELDHPVQCSPYIQLACVADPTLRVSELQNCWVAGWGSTAARGQKSSDHLQQAKVQLINVQLCNSTFWYSGKIHTHNLCAGYPQGNIDTCQGDSGGPLMCQEKNSDYWWVIGITSWGRGCARARQPGIYISTQYFYDWILFHMNLSPDGSSSPTSRACSHFLITSHPWIHYITTPQPSQKPWPRPTPSPKPTPVPTLGKVDSCPFPIKILVEFFTQVKELLQQTFGQNTS is encoded by the exons ATGACACGCATCGTGGGTGGCACAGGTGCCCTGCCAGGGACCTGGCCGTGGATGGTCAGCATCCAGCACCCCTGGATACCAGGCCTGAAGCATCTGTGTGGAGGCTCCCTCATCAGCACACAGTGGGTCCTCACAGCAGCCCACTGCTTCGACGAGGTCAC GGAAATCAGTCTGCTGTATGTGGTGATTGGGGCCACCCAGTTGACTCAGTCCGGCCATGGGGCACAAGTGCACCATGTCAAGCAGGTGCTGATGCACCGGTACTACAACCCTGATGACATGAGCTATGATATTGCCCTGATGGAATTGGACCATCCTGTCCAGTGCAGCCCCTACATCCAGCTGGCCTGTGTGGCTGACCCCACCCTAAGAGTCTCAGAGCTGCAAAACTGCTGGGTGGCTGGCTGGGGTTCCACTGCTGCAAGAG GTCAAAAATCAAGTGATCACCTTCAGCAGGCCAAGGTCCAGCTCATCAATGTCCAGCTCTGCAACAGCACCTTCTGGTACTCAGGGAAAATCCACACCCACAACTTGTGTGCTGGTTACCCTCAGGGCAACATTGACACCTGCCAG ggtgaCAGCGGTGGTCCTCTCATGTGCCAAGAGAAAAACAGTGACTACTGGTGGGTCATCGGAATAACCAGCTGGGGAagaggctgtgccagagcaAGGCAGCCTGGAATCTACATCTCCACTCAGTACTTCTATGACTGGATCCTATTCCACATGAACCTGAGCCCAGATGGAAGTTCCTCTCCAACATCACGGGCATGTAGTCATTTTTTGATCACTTCACACCCCTGGATTCATTATATTACCACCCCACAACCCTCTCAGAAGCCATGGCCAAGACCAACCCCCTCTCCAAAACCAACTCCAGTACCAACATTAGGCAAAGTAGACTCCTGTCCATTTCCCATCAAGATTCTGGTGGAATTCTTTACTCAAGTGAAGGAACTCCTCCAGCAGACCTTTGGTCAAAACACATCTtga
- the LOC128786278 gene encoding acrosin-like — translation MNWLGLLVLLTVAGLAQSIQYTCGGSCGLRAPPPVNNPMTYSYGDVAYDYGITRIVGGMGAAEAEWPWIVSIQHPWVPGLGHWCGGSLITADWVLTAAHCFDKISNISMLYVVIGATQLTQPGPGAQVRSVKKVVIHSNYKPSDYSYDIALMQLDRPVLCSSYIQLACVADPTLRVSELINCWIAGWGVTTARNLDSADHLQQAKVQLIDVQLCNSSDWYSGKIHPYNLCAGYPQGNIDSCKGDSGGPLMCQDNNADYWWVIGLTSFGTGCARAMRPGVYISTQDFFDWIDYNMRINTVKSAP, via the exons ATGAATTGGCTCGGCCTCCTCGTCCTGCTGAccgtggcagggctggcacagagcatcCAGTACACTTGCGG agggagctgtgggCTCCGAGCCCCACCACCTGTCAACAACCCCATGACTTATTCCTACGGCGACGTGGCTTATGACTATGGCATAACACGCATCGTGGGTGGCATGGGTGCCGCGGAAGCAGAATGGCCCTGGATCGTCAGCATCCAGCACCCCTGGGTACCAGGCCTGGGACACTGGTGTGGAGGGTCCCTCATCACTGCAGATTGGGTCCTCACAGCAGCCCACTGCTTTGACAAGATCAG TAACATCAGCATGCTGTACGTGGTGATTGGTGCCACACAGTTGACTCAGCCAGGCCCTGGGGCACAAGTGCGCAGCGTCAAGAAGGTGGTGATACACAGCAACTACAAGCCTAGCGACTACAGCTACGACATTGCCCTGATGCAACTGGACCGTCCAGTCCTGTGCAGCTCCTACATCCAGCTGGCCTGTGTGGCTGACCCCACCCTAAGAGTCTCAGAGCTCATCAACTGCTGGATTGCTGGCTGGGGTGTCACTACTGCAAGAA ATCTAGATTCAGCTGATCACCTTCAGCAGGCCAAGGTCCAGCTCATCGATGTCCAGCTCTGCAACAGCAGTGACTGGTACTCTGGGAAAATCCACCCCTACAACTTGTGTGCTGGTTACCCACAGGGCAACATTGACTCCTGCAAG ggtgaCAGCGGTGGTCCTCTCATGTGCCAGGACAACAACGCTGACTACTGGTGGGTCATTGGACTAACCAGctttggaacaggctgtgccagagcaaTGAGGCCTGGAGTCTACATCTCCACTCAGGACTTCTTTGACTGGATCGATTACAACATGCGTATAAACACAGTTAAAAGTGCTCCttga